The following is a genomic window from Solanum lycopersicum chromosome 6, SLM_r2.1.
GCACAAACGAGCAAAAGAAAATAGACAATCCAATAATTGGGTCCTATTGCAAAACTCTGTTGTAATAAGAATACCTTTTCTCAAGTCAGTGTTGCATAAGAGTCATAAGTTTTGGTACTTCATAGAACAATAACAAAGCAAATCTTAATGATTTCTCCTTGATAAGTACATTTCTTTTCATGCCAAGTTTAACACTCAATTCAAAGATAATAATATAGATATTGAGGCAACAATGCACAAAAAGAGGAAGGAAATGATCACCAGAAAACTTGATCAAATCGAAGGGTATTTTCCCTGTTCAATCCCCAAATTAGTTGGTGTCCGCCAATGAAGTCCAACACCATTCGGGAACATTctaattctaaaatttatctcTTATAGAAAATAGGGGTTCTAAAAACCTCACACTAATCACACCCCCTACCTTTGCAGAATTCAATTCACCCAAAAGGGCTTGTATTCTTTAGACAGAGACGGTGAATGGGACTGGGAAAAACCACCATTACTGCTCAAACTCCAGCTCCACTAAACTAAAATAGGGCGCCAACAACAGAAACCCCTTCTTCTTTACTAAGCTCCTCTCAGGTACATGGCTTACAGAATTTGACCCAACATTCACGGAAAACAATCTGCGCTTACAAGTCACTTGAAACTCTATCCTTTACCTTACCCGGTATAAACATACATATTCTAGATACCCTTATATTATGACTTCTCTAAAACCTTCTCGCCAACTTACAACTCCATATAGTACTCATACACCACGGCTTTATATGGTATTTTCCTTCCATTTACATCTATTCAACAACACGTAAATGTATAAAAAGATCATAAACAGCTGAAATTCTGCAGCCTTAACAATTCCTGATTCGAATTTATGCTAAAACCCTAGCTTAAatcttcaaaaacaaaaaaaaaaagttaccttcTTTCTTGACCTTCTCGTTTAAGTTCTTAATGTAAATAGTTTGATTCGGTGGTATGTCTCCCGTAAGCATCATTACCGAGAAGAGAAGAGCAACTTTCTCACTATCTGTATATTCACTGTGATTTCTGAATCTGCGCCACAAAATTCGAAGAGTTTGGAGCTACAAGAATGACGAAACACAAAGTGGGGTGTGGGTTTATTGGTCGGTGGGCTTAAATTGACAACCGACCCATAAAAAGATGTTATCAAGGCCCAAGAGGGTGCTTCAACCCATGTTGCAAACTTGCAATACATTTAGGTCTCGTTTGTTTCGTTTGGTTCTATTAAGATTAAAATGTTTGAATCTGAATATAaatcttaaatattaaaatttatattatgatttatgtattttaatttgaatattaagacgtgatttttaaaattgaagactaaataattaatgtcaTTTGTTTTTAATATCTTAATGTGCATGTGaaattgaacattatattaataaaaatattataaaagtttcattttaacaaaatatatcactttgataaaaaaaagttttaaaaattttaataaccATGACTTGAGTACtattttctcatttaaaaactttgataaataacaatacaccaaaaatattattgcaattACTGTTCTTGACACACgtcaatacaaaaaaattattaataaaaaaaatacttaaaaggaTTAATGAAAACTTACGAGTTGACGAGAtaaaaaatggtgtttgattAAAAAGGGAGAGAAATaaagtttttagttatgagCAGATAAacaatcaatttattatttgataacttatttAATAAGTCTGAATGTTGCTAAGAGCTACctacaattttaatttgttaaagaCCACTTCAAACTCATTAAgagacttttttaaaaataaaacaaatggacTTAATGGTtgaatctgaatgatttatATTCAGACCTAAAAAACAAACATACTTAATGTGTTGAATCTGAATTATTAAGATTCATGCATctattaagtgcaaacaaattaGGTCTCATCTAGTATTTGTATTATAAGTAATAATTAATGTAGTTTTTAACttgttataataaattaatacgCCATTCGATTTAAATGATATTGGCTTAAATTGTACAATAGTCTTGATAAAGCTTATTTAATTGAAGCTATTGTTATGATGTTTTTTCCCTGTTCAAATGATTAAAggaatatttaataaatttttctcacataatatgttttctattaaaattaaataaattttaatctaatttattGACCTTATAAAGaacttttataatatttgacattaattaacatttaacacgttttaatatattatattacttTATCTTTTAGTTTTTACATTATTGGTCTAGATAGATATGATAAGTCTACATTGTAGATTCATTCATGTGCTCAATGAGTGGTCCAATCACATTTTTTACCTATAAAATGTTTTTGGTTAATTTAACTATGTGTTGAAGttatactatataataatattgtttttttataatgtattgATACGATTTAACTTATTATAATGAATATTTCGATGAAACAATTTATatctaattatgaattatctccCTGGTTTGATTAGTGAACTAAATTCATCTGACAAATAATCATTCAAATTTTGGAGTTTATCACTTTTCGATTTAGCCACTAAGCTAATAGGGACCTAATTTAAATAGTGGCCTAAAAAGGCTATACAGTGCAAATAGTCACTCAGTATCTAAATGGACCTCACCATTTGGGCTTAACCATACTTTTTTGTTTGGACAAAAATACCCTCaatgttttttcaaatttccCAATCTCATCAACTGCAAAAACACTACTGAAGCATTCGCCGGCTAAAACCCTTGAGTTCCAAAACCCTGAAGAAATGCTCCGGTCAATACTCCGATCAGCCGCTACGGCGGCGAAATCCCATCCCACCACCGGAGATATCCGTATACAGGCAGCAATCTCAGCATCTTCTAAGGTCTCTTCTTCCAGAACCTTCGCGACAAGCACACACCCGAAGAAACCCAACTTCAGACCGGATATAAAACACGAAAATGCTGCAGCAGGTGCCAAAGCTGCTGAAACGCTCAACAAGGATCTTCGTGCACGCTTTCTCAAAGAAGACGAGAAGGATAAATCACTGGATATAGGTCCAGATGGTCGTTCACTATTCACTTCGGCAGCTTCTATTTCTGAGCTTACCAAAAAAGATACATGTACTTACATGAAATTCAGGTACATCTTTCGAGTAGTGAATGTACCAATTGCCTTTAGCTTGAACTGTATCTTAGGAAAATGTTTTTGATCGGCTCAAACTATATATTGGAGTGAAAAATATGCTTATACTTAACCTGTGCAAATTGTAACAAAGCTTTAGTGGGTGTAGTGTTGTCTCTTACACGTGGAATTAAAGTTTTGGATTTACTTGCTAAGGTGGTTTGTGTCTGTACTCATGAAATGTTTGTTATAGGAGGGAAGAGCTGGATAGAGTTTTGCCGGAGGGATTACCAGTGGGGATGCTTAAGGAATTCGGTGACTCTATGAGAGATGCATTGCTAATACGCCAGAGTTTTTTGGATCTTCGAGATAATTTTAGAATGGTTGTTGATCCTACTTTGCAATCTAATACTAAAGGTGTGTTCTTTGTCTTTTTGTGCTGAATATGTTTAAAGGTCCATTTTCTGTCTTACCAGATATAGTGAATTATGATTGAAAAGAGTTCTGTTTTTCAGGAGTACTCATGTGAAATGTGGTTAAGTGGAGTATCAGTATCTACTTTTATAGAACCGTTAGTCTGCCTTGAATACTTAGTATTGAATAACGGACTAGATGGTTACATATGATTCATGTAGCTGGCTCCAACTTACTTGGCTTCCAGCATAATTGATTGACTAAAGCGAATTTGGTTTCTTCAAGTTTGTTGATTTATAATCAGTAATTAAGCCTTCAGCAGAAGGTTAGATTGAACTAGTTTGCTGGAACTGACTGAAGAGAGTAATTTGGAGGTATGAGCTTCAATTCATAAGAATACATTCAGCAATATGAACTCTTCAAGAAATCATATTCAGATGGTTGCAGAACGTGGTTTTATAGGACGGAAAAATTCACTTTAGAAAGTTTTAGATGGTTTGCATCAGTGTGGAAGGTTGTTTAAAGACTTGATCTACCaaagaagtatttttttataaccGAGAAGTCCCTGAAGCTGAAGATCAGTGGCGTGCGGTTCAACACTCAGTGGATAATGGACCTGTCGctctacccttctccacttaTATACCATTCTTTTGTTGGCAGTAGAGTTTGAACCTGTGACGTGCCTTAAACCCACAAATTATGCGTTGCTCATCTACAAAGAGAACTCATCATTCCACAttgtttttctcatttttaaaattaaaatgattttccttttcttgAAGTATGAGGGGAGAAGTCAATTACCTCAAATATGGAAAAGAGTACACGTTGAGTAGGAAATACAATTCAAGCTAAACCCTAGAGTATGTCTTCCCACCGAAGGAAGGAGAAAGACAGTTCGATAATTTACATTACATTTATCACCTGCGCTTTCTCTCCTCCTAATATCTGCATTGGTTTACAAGTAAAGCTGCCATTATGTCCCTTCTTTTGCTGCTTGCAGAAGTATCAAAACTTaattgatttatcatctcatagCTAAAGCTGAGTCTCTGCCCAGGACTCATGgatcattttgaaaataaaactgCCCTTACATTACCAGATTTTACTGTTTCTTAATAAACTACACTCAGTagcttcactttttttttgaaattaagtagcttcactttttttaaatgatgGTGGTGTTTGGGCTAGCTTGCGCACCTCAACTAATTCCACCGGATACCGCTACCTCCACCAGCTAACAGGCACTGTGTAACTCTGCGCACCAAATGTTTGGGCATATGAGGATAAATCACGtagtgttttttttcttcacttggattcgaacttgagacctcatgaattttcttcttttgttatttCTCTTCTATAATGATGTCAAGAGTATGCAGAGGCCTAGTGACACCGAAAGTAGTTTTTATATCTCAACTTATAGTTGTGCAATAATTTGAAGAAGATTGATTAATTTATCTTAAGAAAGCTATGTGTTCCACTTCATTTGATATCCGAAGAAAGTCTGTTGTTTATGAGCTGATTTTACTGAACTCATGTTTAGGAGAATGATTGACGATGTTCCTCAACTTGCAGGTCTCAAAGCTCGAAAGCAAGTTGTATTAGATGGGCCTGTGAGTTCTGGTAAGAGTATTGCCCTTGCAATGCTTGTTAATTGGGCACGTGATGAAGGTTGGCTAGTTCTTTATGTTCCTAAAGGCCGAGAATGGACTCATGGAGGCTTTTTCTATAAAAATCCTAAAACAGGATTATGGGATACTCCTGTGCAAGCAGCAAATGTTCTCCAGGCAAGAAATTGTACTTATTCTAATATATGAAACATAGTTTGACTagttaaatttcatttggtaATTGATATTGTCAGCAAAGATAGGGTGGACCTTAGATTTGTGTACATCTTATCTCCCCAGACACTACTTGTGATTAccttgggtatgttgttgttgttaattgATACTGTAATACATTTTTGTCTTCTGTAACTGAATGAACCCAGCTTCTCTTTACTTAttgtttcaaatattatataatttatgcaGAAACAGTTTTGCTCACCAGGATGTGAGAAATATATCTGCTAGTAGGATATACTCGGAAATCGTCTAACTTGGCTCTGCTATGTATACCTAGTGGATCTTCATACACTgctttagaaaaaaagaatctGAAACTGTTCTTCAATGTCATTTAACAAATATGGATCACCATTTCTGCATGTTTTCCCCGTGACTTCACTATTACTCTATCTCCTCCATCTAGTGCTTGACTTTGTGTTAAGGATCTCTTTCATTTTAATCCTACTCCATAAACATGAAAGTGAATTTTTTGTAAGGTATATACATGTGTAGGTCTAGCCTAACTTCTATATTCAAACAAATAAGATCGACACCAAATTCCTGATATTATCCATATATTTATCTGCTTTTTTCATATAGTATCTTGTGCTAGTTGTTTCTGGAGAAGTATTTGCTTACAAGTCTAAGAATTAAACATTGGGATCTAATTTTTCTCTCATTTCAGGATTTCTTGAAGTATAATAAGGATCACCTCCAAAAGATACCCTGCAAAATTTTTGAACCTATTCCATTGGGAGAGGGAGCTGGTGTTGGATGGATGAAGGGTGCTGATGTGGTACAAATACCAGAAGATTATACTCTTCTTGACCTGGTTCAGATCGGGCTTAATTCGACTCACGCGGCTGTTGGGGTGCTAGTTCGTTTGAGGGAAGAATTATCCCTTGTCAAGGACGTGCCTGTTCTTATTGCCGTTGATCAAGTGAGAAAAATACTCTTCGCTGTGACTTTGCCTCCTTTTTCTATCCCTTGAATCATTCCTGGGTTAGGGTTAATTTCCTTTTCCTATTGATATTGATCATGCATCCCTTTTCCTGATTTTTCTTTTGGTCATGGACAGTACAACAGTTGGTTCACATTCAGCGAGTATGAGGAGCCAGTAACTGTTCGTTCTTGCCGACCTATTCATGCTAGAGAACTTGCAACTGTAAGCTGTTCTATTAAGTGTTCAAAAATGTTGCTTTGTTAATTATTCATGCAGTTCTCCTGCCTTTGTTTTCTTGGCTATCAGTCTATTTGATTTTAAACAACAAGACATTGCgtttaatataattatgttaGCCTGCTAAACTGGATCTGGGAGGATTTCCTTGGA
Proteins encoded in this region:
- the LOC101249096 gene encoding uncharacterized protein — its product is MLRSILRSAATAAKSHPTTGDIRIQAAISASSKVSSSRTFATSTHPKKPNFRPDIKHENAAAGAKAAETLNKDLRARFLKEDEKDKSLDIGPDGRSLFTSAASISELTKKDTCTYMKFRREELDRVLPEGLPVGMLKEFGDSMRDALLIRQSFLDLRDNFRMVVDPTLQSNTKGLKARKQVVLDGPVSSGKSIALAMLVNWARDEGWLVLYVPKGREWTHGGFFYKNPKTGLWDTPVQAANVLQDFLKYNKDHLQKIPCKIFEPIPLGEGAGVGWMKGADVVQIPEDYTLLDLVQIGLNSTHAAVGVLVRLREELSLVKDVPVLIAVDQYNSWFTFSEYEEPVTVRSCRPIHARELATVNAFRSMIHDNMMVGAFSHSTAVGKLRKDLPDVPADARVNFPRYSVDEAASVCHYYLRQRLIQREAFTEQSWKKIYYLSNGNGSEMRWLVPFMR